The genomic stretch TCGTTCCGTTCGACGCGGGCGCGGCTTCCCGTGATCCTGGGCAAGAGCATCGACGGTGAACTGATGGTCGGTGATCTCGCCAAGATGCCTCACCTGCTGGTCGCCGGCAGCACGGGCAGCGGGAAATCGGTGTGCGTGAACACCCTGATCACGTCACTGCTGTTCAAGTACCTGCCCACGGAACTGCGCTTTCTGATGATCGATCCGAAGATGGTCGAACTGACGCCCTACGACGGCATTCCCCACCTGGTGCGCAGTGTCGTGACCAATCCGGTCGATGCCGCGGGCGTCCTGCTGGGGGCGGTCGCCCACATGGAGCGGCGGTACAAGATGATGTCGCAGGTCGGGGCCAAGAACCTCGAGCAGTTCAACGCCAAGATGCGCCAGACCGGCGATGTGGAGCTCCCGCATCTGGTCATCATCATCGACGAGCTCGCCGACCTGATGATCACGAGCCCCAAGGAGGTCGAGTCCGCGATCATGCGTCTGGCGCAGATGGCCCGCGCCACCGGCATGCACCTGGTGCTGGCCACGCAGCGGCCCAGCGTGGACATCCTGACCTCGCTGATCAAGGTGAACGTGCCGGCCCGGATCGCGTTTGCCGTGAGCAGCAGCCATGACTCGCGCACCATCCTGGACGCCATGGGGGCCGAGCGCCTGACCGGGATGGGCGACATGCTGTACTACCAGCCGGGGCTCGTGAAGCCGCTGCGCCTGCAGGGCCCGTACATCAGCGAGCTGGAGTCGGTGCGCATCACCGAGGAGCTGCGCCGCCAGGTCTTCGAGGACGTGTTTGTCGAGACCTACGGGGCGGATTTCGAGGGTGGGATCGAGGCGTCCGGGCCAGTGGCCGACAAGTCGAACATGGACTTCAGCGACCCCCTGCTGCGGCAGGCCGCCCAGATCTGTATCGAGGAAGGGCAGGGCAGCGTGTCCCGTCTCCAGCGCCGCCTGTCGGTGGGCCACGCCCGCGCTGGAAAGCTGATGGACATGCTCGAGGCCATGGGTATCGTCAGCAAGCATCAGGGCAGCAAACCGCGCGACATCCTGGTCAGCGAGGCCGACCTCCCGCAGTTCTTCGGGAAGTAGCGCACGGGCCGGTCTCGGTGGGGCGACCACCACATCCGACCAGATCGCACATGACGTGAGGTCAGCGAACCGGAACCGTCCGGGAGGTGATGTCCTACCTCTCCATTGACCGACGACTGCCCGCCACCGGGGTGGGTGTGGGCGCCCTTCCCCCGACCCTGATCCGCGCATGAGGCACCTATGAGAGGTCATCCGGATCGTGGCGTGCGTTCGTTTATACGGCGCGGTTCGGGCCCGTCCCAGCTTGCAATCCGCGCTGTTCTGGGAAAGATTGAGTTTCGGACAATTGGCAACCCAGTTCCATTCGGAGGAGATGTGATGAAGAAGCAAACCAGTCTGGTGACGCTCGGCCTGATGCTTGCAACCCCGGCAATCGCCGGTGGTGGCGGCGCCCCGGCCGCGCCCGCAACGCCCGCCGCGTGCAAGACCATCGCCCAGATCGTCGCCGGCGATCCCAACTTCAGCACGCTGGCCACCGCCGTGGATGCGGCTGGCCTGACCCAGACCCTGCAGGGCGGCACCTTCACGGTGTTCGCACCGACGAACGCAGCCTTCGCCAAGCTCCCCAGCGACACGCTGGCCGCCGCGCTGAACGATCCGGCCATGTTGCGGTCGCTGCTGCTGTACCACGTGGTCAGCGGCAAGGTCGCAGCGGCGCAGGTCGCCACCCTGTCCTCGGTGAAGACCGTGCAGGGTTCCAGCATCCTGGTCACGGTGAGCGGTTCGGCCGTGAAGGTCGACAACGCCAATGTCACCCGCACCAACGTGGCGGCCTGTAACGGCGTCGTCCACGTGATCGACACGGTGCTGATGCCCGCCGCCGAGGCCGACGCACCGATGGTCAACGAGCCGGTGGCCGAGGCCGCGCCCGCTCCGGCGGCTCCGGCAGCCGAGCCGGCCCCCGCCACGGAGCCGGCCCCGGCAGCAGAACCGGCCCCGGCGGCCGCGGCCGCTGAGCCGGCGCCCGCCGCCACGACTCCGGCGGCCCCCGCTCCGGTCGACATCTCGGCCATTCCGGCCCTGCCGCTGAGCGGCGCGACCATCACGGTCGACACGGCCGCGACTCCGCCGGCGACCACCGACACCGCCGCGGCGCCCGCGACCGAACCCACCCCGGCGCCCGCCGCCGAAGCTGCGCCGGCCACCGAAGCGGCTGCGACCGAGCCCGTGGCCCAGGCCGCTCCGGCCGCCAGCACCAACACGCTGTACGACGTGCTGGTCAGCGACGACCGCTTCTCGACGCTGCGCGACCTGCTCAGCGACGCGGGCCTGACCGAGCAGCTCACGGCCAACGAGTACACGATCTTCGCGCCCACGAACGCCGCCTTCGAGGCGCTTGATCAGGAGCAGCTGGCGCTGATCGCCAGCGATCCCGACACGCTCCGCAAGGTGCTGCTGTACCACGTGGCGACCGGCAAACGCACCGGCGAACAGCTCGCCGCCGTGAAGCAGGTCTCCAGCGCCGAGGGCAGCAGCATCGACGTCTCCTCGGACGGCACGACGCAGACGGTCGGCACCGGCAAGGTCGAGGGTGCACCCATCTCCGCCGACAACGGCACCATCTTCGTGATCGACAAGGTGCTGCTGCCGCCCAACCTGGTGATTCCGGCGGCACCGGCGGCCGCCGCTCCCACGACCGACACCACCGCGGCGGCTCCGGCCGCGCCCGCCACCACCACCACGACCGACACGGCCGCAGCGGCCGCGACGACGACCACCCCTGCCCCGGCCACGACCACCACGGCGGCTCCGGCTGCGACCACCGCCGCGGCGACGCCGGCCAACCTCGTGGAGCTGCTCCAGGGCATGCCGCAGTACAGCACGCTGGTCAGCCTGATCCTGAAGGCCGGTCTGGCCGAGACCCTGAGCAGTGGCGACTACACCGTCTTCGCGCCCACGAACGACGCCTTTGCCAAGGTGCCCCAGGCGACCCTCGACACGCTGAACGCCGATCCGGCCAAGCTGCGTCAGGTGCTGCTGTTCCACGTGGTCACCGGCAAGGTCATTGACGCCGCCCTGAACGTGCCCCAGCTCAAGAGCGTGGAAGGCAGCAGCATCGACCTCAAGGCCGATGGCACCATGACCATGATCGGAGTGCTGTCCGGCGACACCATCACCGGCGGCATGCTCGCCAACTCCGTGCCCATGACGGCCGGGAACAGCGTGGCCTACAGCATCGACGCGGTGCTGATCCCCCCCACCCTGAAGTAAGCCGACCGACGTCCGGCCCGCTCCCTGTTGGGGGCGGGTCTGTCGTGTTGCCCGCCATCGGGACCCGGTGTGGGTCAGTGGGTGGTGGCGGCGTGATCCGAGAGAAACCGTGACCACGAATCGGGCGTGCGGATCACGGTATCGCGTTCCGTCCAGTCCCAGTACGGCGTATACAGGCTGCAGGCACGGAGCAGTTCCTCGCGGAAGATCGCGGCACTCAGGCCGGTGTCGAGCATGCCGCTCGTGCGGAAGCGGGCCACAACGCCGCTGCGGTCGTAGGGCACGAGCCGGAACTCTGGTGTCCAGATGCCATCCCCGGCCGTCAGGAGCACGAACTGTGCCCTGGGATCGCCGGTCGCCGGGAAGCCCACGGCACCCGTGTTCACGATCAGCGCGCCGTCCACCGTCGCGTGCGCCGGGCGGTGGATATGCGACCCGATCAGGACATCGGCCGGTGAACCGTCGGCGGGCTGACGCAGCACTCCGATCCGTTCCGGAGCCGTGCGCTCGCTGAGGCCCTCGCGGTAGTGCTGGCGGGTGCCGTGCGCGATCAGCACGCGGGGCAGGCCCGGCACGTCCAGGGTGAGGGTCATGGGCCACGCGGCCGGCACGTGCAGCAGGCCCGCCCGGTCGAGCTGATCGGCGCTCCACGCCGTCGCACCCCAGAACGGATCGTCGAACCACGCCGTGGGCAGCGAGGCGCTCCGCGCGTGCCACAGCCGCAGCAGGTCGTCATGGTTGCCGAGTGTGAACTGCACACCGGGGTGTCCGAGCAGCCGCTCCATCACCTCGACGGAATCCGGGCCCCGGTTCACGACGTCGCCGTTCACGATCACCCGGTCGGCGCCCTGCTGCTGCAGATCGTTCAGCACGGCATCCAGAGCATCGGCATTGCCATGAACATCCGCGATGATCGCCACCCGCATCGCCGTGCATTCTAGGGCCGGTGGGCCGCCAGATCGTCAGCAGGGCCACGCTGGCGGCCACCGGCCGGCAGGTGATCAGTTCCGGAAGATGATCTCCTCGCGTCCGAACGACCGCCGGGCCAGCAGGCCCAGCAGGACGGTGCCGATCAGGTTGGCGGCGATCGCCAGCAGGACGTGCACGCCATTCACGCTGCCGCGCACGATCTCCAGCAGGCTGAGCATGCCGCCGAACAGCGGCAGGGCGTACAGGCCGGCCCCCAGGGTCAGGAAATCGCTGAACTGCAGCAGGACGGCAGGCAGCACGATGCCCAGTGTGAATGGCGCGATGTAGGTCTGCGCCTCCTTGAACGACCTCGCATAGATGCCGACCGTGATGAGCAGCGCACTGATCACCAGCGCGGCGCTGAGCGACACGCCCAGCAGCGCCAGCGCCCCGCCCACGCTGAGGGTGAGCTGCCCACCCATGGCCTGCGTGATCTCGCTGCCCTGACCGGTGCGGCCACGGGTGAACGCGGCGACCAGCACCCCACTGAGGATGAAGCCCAGCACGCTGAAGCACGCACTCGTCAGGGCGGTGATGGTCGTGGCGAGGAGCTTGCCGGCCACCACCTCGCCCCGGCGCACGGGAGCCACCAGCAGGCTCTCCAGGGTGCCGCGCTCCTTCTCGCCCGCGGTGGCGTCCACGGCGGTCGCCATGGCCCCGCTGAGGATGAACTGGAGCATGAGCATGGGGATCAGGAACGCCAGCTGGCCGCTGCGCTGCTCCTGCGGGGGGCTGGCATCCACGCTCCGGATCGTGACCGGGGTGAGCACGCCGGCATCCAGGCCCAGGGCCTTCAGCCGCTCAATGGTCAGGGTGCGGTTGTAGGCGGTCACGACGTCCTGCACCTTGGAATACGCCCCGGCCTGGGCACGCAGGTTGTTCAATTTCGCGTAGACCTCCAGCGTGCCCTGCCCCGCCCCGGCGCGGGTGGGAATGGCCGTGGCGGGCCGGACAGCGGCGTCGACTGTGCCGGCCTGCACGGCAGCGCGGGCGTCCGTAACCGGCACCAGGGTCACGCCCGCCCGCACCAGGGTGCCGTCGCCCAGGCGCTCGTCGCGCGTCAGCGCTGTGCTCAGGGCCGCTGGCAGCGTGCCGACCACGCCCAGCTTCTGGCGGGCCTGCTGCTGCCCGCCGATCAGGTTGCCCAGCAGCAGCGGCAGCCCCAGGGTGAACAGCGGGATGAGCAGCAGCGGCATCAGGATGGTGGCGGTCAGGGTGCGGCGGTCGCGGATCGTGGACAGCAGATCCCGCGCCGCAATCCGCCAGACGAGTGCCGGACGCAGCCGTTCAGACGGCATGGGCCACCCCGGCGCGCTGGTCATGGGCACGAACCAGTTCAAAGAAGGCACGCTCCAGGGTGCGCTCACCCGTCGCGTGCAGCACCTCGGGAATCCGCCCGACCGTGAGCAGCTGTCCGTGGTGCAGGATCGCCACCCGGTCGCAGACCTCCTCGGCCTCGCTCATGACATGGGTGGAATACACGGTCAGGCGGCCGGGGGCCCGGCTGGCCTGCACGAAATCCAGCAGGGAGCGCCGCGCAAAGATGTCCAGGCCGCTGGCGGCCTCGTCGAGGATCAACAGGGCCGGGTCATGCAGCACCGCGCGGGCAATCACCACCTTCTGCTTCATACCCGACGAATACTCACTGGCGCGGATGTCCAGCGTGCGGCCGAGTTCCAGCCGCTCGTCCAGTTCCGCGATGCGGGCCTCGGTGTGGGCGCGGTTCAGGCTGTACAGCCCGGCGAACGAGCGCAGGATCTCGCGCCCGGTCAGACGCGCCGGCAGACCCATGCCGCCGTTCACGACCCCCACCGCCCGGCGGATCGCCTCGGCGTCTCGCCGCAGATCCAGCCCGCAGACCGTGCCGCTTCCCCCGGTGGGCTGGAGCAGGGTTGCCAGAATGCGCAGCAGGGTGGTCTTCCCGGCACCGTTCGGCCCGAGCAGCCCGAAGACCTCGGCGTCGGTGGCAGTCAGCGTCACGCCCCGGAGTGCCCGGAACGCACCGTACTCCTTGGTCAGGCCGTTCAGGTCGAGCATGGGGGTACGCCGGGGCACGGTGTCAGGTGGCATAGATGCTGGAGGGTACGCCGGCCAGGAGCAGAAGGTTGCGCGACTCCGGAACGGAGCTGGCCCGGTCGACCCGCCCGACATGTGTCCTGTCGATGGGGACACCTTCCGGGGGGACAGGATGATTTCTGGCGTCAGCAAGGGAAATCTTGTCCCGAACCATAATGTCAATCGCGCCTCCCCTCATCCAAAATGAGAGAAAAAGTGAATATAATAGGAAAGTTGCGCTGAACGGCGCACTTGAACTCAGTCCAGCGATCAGCCCCCCTGCCGATGTCCCCTCTGCTCGCTTGACCCCCCTCAACCTGCGTCCGTACCGGACAAGGCCCGCGCCGCAGTGCTCCCTGGAGGCCCGCATGTTCAACCCCCCTACCCTCGAAGATCTGCAGGAAACCCGCCGCGCCAACGAGAAGCTGGTGCTGCGCGCCCTGGAAAGTAAGCCCGAATGGGTCGAAACTGAACTCGCCAAGACGACCAGCTTGGCGCTGTCGCACCTGCGCGCAGCGCTGGCCAGCCTGCTCGACCAGGGCCGTGTGCGCCGTCTGCCCGGCACCGGCACCCGCGCCGTGTATGGTCTGGCCGATCCCGGTCTGGCCGATGTGCCCGCGACGCCCCTGACCGAGAGCGCGAAAAAGGTGCGCGACTACTTGGAAGGCCGCGCCGACAGCGCCCTGTACATGAGCGAGCAGCTGCGCATGACCCGCGAGGAAGTCATGACCGCCCTGAGCCTCCTGAACGCCCACGGCATGATCACCTGCACCTTCGTGGGCAGCCTGGTCATCTTCCGCCTGAAAGAAACGCAGGCCCTCGGCCAGGAGCAGGCCGCCGAGAAGCCCAGCCGCAAGAAGCAGGTCGCGTAAAGCACCTGAACCGTGTTCACTGAGGCCCCCACGCGGGGCCTCTGTCGTTGTCGCCGTGTACCTGACCGCAGGCTTACGCCCCGTTTGCTATCCTGCCGGGCATGAAGCTGGTTCTCGCCGTGATTCAGGATGCCGACGCCTCCGCGCTGATGCGCGTCCTGGCTGACCACTCCTTCGACGTGACCAAGCTCGCCAGCACCGGCGGCTTCCTGCGCGAGGGCAACACCACCCTGATGATCGGCGTGGGCGACGAGCGCCTGGAGGATCTCAAGAAGCTCGTGAGGCAGACCTGCCGTACCCGCACCCGCCTGGTCGCACCCAGCGTCCCGATGGGCGAGCAGAACGAGAGCATGGTGAGCGACCCGGTCGAGGTTCCGGTGGGCGGGGCCGTCATGTTCGTGATGGGCGTGCAGGAATTCGTCAAGGTCTGATCTACTCGACCCCCAGCGCCGCCAGTTCCTCCCGGAGCTGCGCGGCGTCCCTGTAGCACACGGCCCGCATCCCGACCGACCGGGCCGCCTCCGCGTTCTGCACGCGGTCGTCGATCATCACGGCCTCCTCCGGGCGCACGTTCGCCAGCTTCAGGCCCAGCCGGTAGATCGCCGGGTTGGGTTTCATCACGCCCAGGTAACAGGATGTGAAAAAGCCCAGGAGCACGTCATGCAGCCCGAAGGTGCGGATGCGGTGGTCGTTGAGGTCGGCGCCCTCGTTGTTCAGCGAGTAGCAGCGGTGGCGGGTCGACAGGTCACGCGCCAGGGCCAGCGCTTCCGCGTGCGGGCGGCTCTCGGCCTCCATCGCCGCGCGGAAGGCGTCTGGTGTGAAGTCGCGCGGCGCGTAGAACACCGTCTGGGTCAGGTATTCGTCCAGCGTCATGCGGCCCAGTTCCAGTTCCGGCACGACCAGCTTGTGCCGCTCGGTGAACTCGCCAGCGTCCAGCCCGAAGCGAGCCAGAACGTCCGCCCGCTGTTCCCGATCCCAGCCGTTAGTGAGCAGCACCCCACCGATATCCCAGAACAGCGCCCTGATGGTCATGGGCGCAGGCTACGCCGGGACGCCGCTCAGCGCGACCCGCTATCAGACCGCCGCCCACCCGTCGCCTGACAGCGGATGCCGCTGCGCCTCCGAGTGGGCGGCGGTCTGACGCGGCGAACTGCTCCGCTCGCTCCACTTCGAGGACAAGCCTTCCCCCGGTCTGGCCAACTCTATCGGGCCTGCCGAACGGCGACGACCTCATGGGCGATCATCCAGTCGAGCGCTTCTCTGACCGCGTCGAGGCTACTGTGGCGGGGCGCGAACCCCAGCAGACGCCGGGCCTTCTGCATGGAATGGCTGGGCGAGCGCGTGATGTGCTCGTGCGTGGCGTCGGCATCGTGCGCCGCCACATCGCTTCGAAAGACGTCGAAGGCCTTGAAGACCAGATGGGCGTCCTGGCCGAACCACGCGGCCACGGCGCTGGCATACCCTCGGAGCGTCACTGCTGCAGGCGACACGGCGTGAAAGGCCTGACCGTGACTCACACCGACCGCCCGGATGGCGGCCCGGAACACCCCGGCGACATCTTCGGCATGGACGTGGTGCAGGGTCTCCATACCGAGGTGGGGCAGCACCACCGGCTCTCCAGCCATCAGGGCCTCGAAGACCCTGGGGTTCTGGTTGCCCTGCGGATTGATCGGCAGGTGGCCCGGCCCCACGATGTGGCCCGGATGCACGATCGTGCCTGGAAAGTGCGACGCGGCGTACCGGCGCTCAAGCACCCGCTGCATCTTCAGCTTCTCAGTTCCGTAATCGCCGATCGGGTTCAGGTCATCGTCCTCGGTGCCAGGCACCACTGACCCCGGGCCATGTGCCCAGATGCTCCCGGTGACGAGGTAATGCGTGACGTGCCCGGCCAAAGCGTCGATCAGCGCCGTCATGTCCACTTCACGGAAACAGATGCTGTCCACGACGATATCGGGCTGGAGCTCCACGATCTTCTGCGGGAAGGCCGGATGATTCCGGTCGAGATCCACCTGACGGACGCGCTTCCAGCAGCCGTGGGGAACAAACGGCCTGGACTCGCCGCGACTGACATTCACGACCTCGAACCCGTCCTCGACCAGCATGGGAACGAGATAGGTTCCGACCTTGCCCTTGCCTCCGATCACCACTGCTCGTCTCATGACAGCCCCCAGGGTCATTTCACTTCGTGTCGTACCAGTTCGGCCCCACGCCGACCTCGACCGCCAGCGGCACCTTGAGCTGCGCGGCCCCCTCCATCAGTTCTTTGGTGATCGCGGCGACTGCATCAGCTTTGTCTTCCGGCGCCTCGATCAGCAGTTCGTCGTGAACCTGAAGGAGCAGGCGGGCGCCCATCGCGTCCAGCTCCCGATCCAGCTTGATCATGGCGAGCTTGATGATGTCGGCGGCCGTGCCCTGGATCGGCATGTTGTAGGCCAATCTCTCCCCCGCTTCCCGCAGCGTGCGGTTGCTGGCGACGAGTTCCGGCACATAGCGGCGGCGGCCGTACAGCGTCTCGACGTAGCCCTGCTGCCGCCCGAACTCCAGCGTGCGGTCGATGTAACCCCGGATGCCGGGATACGTGCTGAAGTACACCTCGATGAAGCCGGCAGCGTCGGCGTAGGGAATGCCGAGGTCGTTGCTCAGCCGATGGGCGCTCATACCGTACAGCACGCCGAAGTTCACGGTCTTGGCCGCGCGGCGCTGGTTCGGGGTCACGGTTGCCTCGTCCAGCCCCAGCACCTGCGCGGCCGTGCGGCGGTGGATGTCGGCCCCCTCCAGGAACGCCTGCTGCATCAGGGGATCGTCGGCGATGTGGGCCAGCAGCCGCAGCTCGATCTGCGAGTAGTCCGCGCTGATCAGGCAGTAGCCCGGATCGGCGATGAAGCCCTTGCGGATCTCGCGGCCGGTCTCGGAACGGATGGGGATGTTCTGGAGGTTGGGGTTCAGGCTGCTCAGGCGGCCCGTGGCGACGGCGGCCTGCGCGAAGGTGGTGTGCAACCGCCCCGTGCGCGGATTGACAAGGCTGGGCAGCGGATCGAGGTAGGTGCCGCGCAGCTTCTCCAGCTCGCGGTATTCCAGCAGCGCGGGGATGATGGGGTGTTCGTCCCGCAGGGGCTCCAGCGCGGCCACAGCGGTCGAGCGCTTGCCGGTCAGCTTGGTCTTCTTGCCGCTGGCGAGGCCAAGTTCGTCGTACAGCACGGCTTCGAGCTGGTCGCGGCTGCGGATCTGGAACTCGCGCCCGGCCAGCGAGTGGATCTGCGCCTCCAGCGTGGCGAGGCGGGCCCCGGTCGAGGCCGACAGCCCGCGCAGGTACTCGCTGTCGAGCCGCACGCCGCGCACCTCCATGCGGGCCAGCACGGCCGACAGGGGCACCTCCATGTCGCGGTACAGCGTGGTGCGGGCCTCGTCGAGCTGCCCCGGCAGGATGTCCAGCAGGTGCGCGGTGATCGCGGCGCGGCCGGCAGCGTCAGCTGGCCACGGCACCTGCGCGTAGCGTTCAGACGCGGCGCTCATGCTGGTGTTCGCCGGGTCGAGCAGGTAGGCCATCAGCTGCGGATCGTCGCCGGGTTCCACGGACAGACCGCGCACGTTCAGGTGGGTGGCGAGCGCCTTGGCCCCCGCTGCCGTGATCCGCCGCTGGCCGACGAATTCAGCGTCGTCCACGGTGGCCGGGTACTGCTCGCGCAGTTTCGCGGCGGCCTTCTCGATGTCTCGCTGGGCCTTCTCGGCGGCCTTCTGCTGGGCCTTGGTGGGGGGGGCAGCCGACTCGCCGTCTCCGAACAGCCCGACCGGCGCGGCGTAGACCTCGGCCTTCTTCCACTCGGCTGGTTCCTGCGTGGGGGCCGTGCGGACGGTGCCGGCCTCGAAGGTCGCGGCGTCCACCAGCGCAGCCGTCAGGTCGTCCTCACGGGACAGGACGTAGCCCCAGACCACCGTCTGGCCCGGTGTCTTCCACGGCTGCACGTCCACGGTGGGCAGCGCGACGTGGCCCTGATCCCGCTCCGGCGCGGCGGGGCCGCTGCGTGCGGTCTCGTCGTGGATGGCATCGGGCAGCGTGGCCTCGCGCCCGTCCAGGCCGGCCACGTCGCGGCGCACCGAGTGCAGGTCGAGCTCGGTCAGGAGTGCCTCCAGCCGCGCCGGATCGCCCGGCAGGCGGCCCCGGCCCAGGTCGACCTTGAGGGGCAGGTCGGTGACCATGCACGACAGTTCGTGGCTGAACTTCACGTTCGCCTCGGAGTCCAGCAGCTTCTGGCGGGTGCCGTCGGGCTTCAGGGTGCCGGCCCTGGCCGCCTCGTAGATGGCCTCCAGGGTGCCGTACTCCTGAAGCAGCTTGGCAGCGGTCTTGGGGCCGATGCCCTTCGCGCCGGGGATGTTGTCGCTGGCGTCGCCGGTCAGGGCGCGGTAATCGACCCACTGGCGCACCGTCACCCCGTACTTCTCCAGCACCTCGGCGGGGCCGAGCAGCCTGAAGTCGTTGGTGATGACCTTCACGTGGTCGTCGAGGAGCTGGTAGGCGTCGCGGTCGCTGGTCACGATCCGCACCTGCATGCCGGTGCCCTCAGCCATGCGGGTCAGGGTGGCGATCACGTCGTCGGCCTCGTAGCCGGGCTCCTCCAGGCGCGGCAGGCCGATCGCATCAACGAGTTCGCGGATGCGGTTGATCTGGCCGGGCAGGTCGGCGGGCATCTCGGCGCGGCCGGACTTGTAGCCGTCGTACTGCTCGTGCCGGAAGGTCTTGACCGGCGGGTCGAACACCACGATCACCTGGTTGCTCTTCTGGCGCACCAGCCGCAGGGTGAGCCGCAGGAACCCCACGATGGCGTTGGTCGCCTCGCCGGA from Deinococcus sp. AB2017081 encodes the following:
- the polA gene encoding DNA polymerase I, with product MTSGTPDTLVLIDGHALAFRSYFALPPLTSTSGEATNAIVGFLRLTLRLVRQKSNQVIVVFDPPVKTFRHEQYDGYKSGRAEMPADLPGQINRIRELVDAIGLPRLEEPGYEADDVIATLTRMAEGTGMQVRIVTSDRDAYQLLDDHVKVITNDFRLLGPAEVLEKYGVTVRQWVDYRALTGDASDNIPGAKGIGPKTAAKLLQEYGTLEAIYEAARAGTLKPDGTRQKLLDSEANVKFSHELSCMVTDLPLKVDLGRGRLPGDPARLEALLTELDLHSVRRDVAGLDGREATLPDAIHDETARSGPAAPERDQGHVALPTVDVQPWKTPGQTVVWGYVLSREDDLTAALVDAATFEAGTVRTAPTQEPAEWKKAEVYAAPVGLFGDGESAAPPTKAQQKAAEKAQRDIEKAAAKLREQYPATVDDAEFVGQRRITAAGAKALATHLNVRGLSVEPGDDPQLMAYLLDPANTSMSAASERYAQVPWPADAAGRAAITAHLLDILPGQLDEARTTLYRDMEVPLSAVLARMEVRGVRLDSEYLRGLSASTGARLATLEAQIHSLAGREFQIRSRDQLEAVLYDELGLASGKKTKLTGKRSTAVAALEPLRDEHPIIPALLEYRELEKLRGTYLDPLPSLVNPRTGRLHTTFAQAAVATGRLSSLNPNLQNIPIRSETGREIRKGFIADPGYCLISADYSQIELRLLAHIADDPLMQQAFLEGADIHRRTAAQVLGLDEATVTPNQRRAAKTVNFGVLYGMSAHRLSNDLGIPYADAAGFIEVYFSTYPGIRGYIDRTLEFGRQQGYVETLYGRRRYVPELVASNRTLREAGERLAYNMPIQGTAADIIKLAMIKLDRELDAMGARLLLQVHDELLIEAPEDKADAVAAITKELMEGAAQLKVPLAVEVGVGPNWYDTK
- a CDS encoding ATP-binding cassette domain-containing protein, whose product is MLDLNGLTKEYGAFRALRGVTLTATDAEVFGLLGPNGAGKTTLLRILATLLQPTGGSGTVCGLDLRRDAEAIRRAVGVVNGGMGLPARLTGREILRSFAGLYSLNRAHTEARIAELDERLELGRTLDIRASEYSSGMKQKVVIARAVLHDPALLILDEAASGLDIFARRSLLDFVQASRAPGRLTVYSTHVMSEAEEVCDRVAILHHGQLLTVGRIPEVLHATGERTLERAFFELVRAHDQRAGVAHAV
- a CDS encoding ABC transporter permease codes for the protein MPSERLRPALVWRIAARDLLSTIRDRRTLTATILMPLLLIPLFTLGLPLLLGNLIGGQQQARQKLGVVGTLPAALSTALTRDERLGDGTLVRAGVTLVPVTDARAAVQAGTVDAAVRPATAIPTRAGAGQGTLEVYAKLNNLRAQAGAYSKVQDVVTAYNRTLTIERLKALGLDAGVLTPVTIRSVDASPPQEQRSGQLAFLIPMLMLQFILSGAMATAVDATAGEKERGTLESLLVAPVRRGEVVAGKLLATTITALTSACFSVLGFILSGVLVAAFTRGRTGQGSEITQAMGGQLTLSVGGALALLGVSLSAALVISALLITVGIYARSFKEAQTYIAPFTLGIVLPAVLLQFSDFLTLGAGLYALPLFGGMLSLLEIVRGSVNGVHVLLAIAANLIGTVLLGLLARRSFGREEIIFRN
- a CDS encoding metallophosphoesterase family protein; this encodes MRVAIIADVHGNADALDAVLNDLQQQGADRVIVNGDVVNRGPDSVEVMERLLGHPGVQFTLGNHDDLLRLWHARSASLPTAWFDDPFWGATAWSADQLDRAGLLHVPAAWPMTLTLDVPGLPRVLIAHGTRQHYREGLSERTAPERIGVLRQPADGSPADVLIGSHIHRPAHATVDGALIVNTGAVGFPATGDPRAQFVLLTAGDGIWTPEFRLVPYDRSGVVARFRTSGMLDTGLSAAIFREELLRACSLYTPYWDWTERDTVIRTPDSWSRFLSDHAATTH
- a CDS encoding cyclic-di-AMP receptor codes for the protein MKLVLAVIQDADASALMRVLADHSFDVTKLASTGGFLREGNTTLMIGVGDERLEDLKKLVRQTCRTRTRLVAPSVPMGEQNESMVSDPVEVPVGGAVMFVMGVQEFVKV
- a CDS encoding fasciclin domain-containing protein, with product MKKQTSLVTLGLMLATPAIAGGGGAPAAPATPAACKTIAQIVAGDPNFSTLATAVDAAGLTQTLQGGTFTVFAPTNAAFAKLPSDTLAAALNDPAMLRSLLLYHVVSGKVAAAQVATLSSVKTVQGSSILVTVSGSAVKVDNANVTRTNVAACNGVVHVIDTVLMPAAEADAPMVNEPVAEAAPAPAAPAAEPAPATEPAPAAEPAPAAAAAEPAPAATTPAAPAPVDISAIPALPLSGATITVDTAATPPATTDTAAAPATEPTPAPAAEAAPATEAAATEPVAQAAPAASTNTLYDVLVSDDRFSTLRDLLSDAGLTEQLTANEYTIFAPTNAAFEALDQEQLALIASDPDTLRKVLLYHVATGKRTGEQLAAVKQVSSAEGSSIDVSSDGTTQTVGTGKVEGAPISADNGTIFVIDKVLLPPNLVIPAAPAAAAPTTDTTAAAPAAPATTTTTDTAAAAATTTTPAPATTTTAAPAATTAAATPANLVELLQGMPQYSTLVSLILKAGLAETLSSGDYTVFAPTNDAFAKVPQATLDTLNADPAKLRQVLLFHVVTGKVIDAALNVPQLKSVEGSSIDLKADGTMTMIGVLSGDTITGGMLANSVPMTAGNSVAYSIDAVLIPPTLK
- a CDS encoding HAD family hydrolase, which encodes MTIRALFWDIGGVLLTNGWDREQRADVLARFGLDAGEFTERHKLVVPELELGRMTLDEYLTQTVFYAPRDFTPDAFRAAMEAESRPHAEALALARDLSTRHRCYSLNNEGADLNDHRIRTFGLHDVLLGFFTSCYLGVMKPNPAIYRLGLKLANVRPEEAVMIDDRVQNAEAARSVGMRAVCYRDAAQLREELAALGVE
- a CDS encoding transcriptional regulator, with the protein product MFNPPTLEDLQETRRANEKLVLRALESKPEWVETELAKTTSLALSHLRAALASLLDQGRVRRLPGTGTRAVYGLADPGLADVPATPLTESAKKVRDYLEGRADSALYMSEQLRMTREEVMTALSLLNAHGMITCTFVGSLVIFRLKETQALGQEQAAEKPSRKKQVA
- a CDS encoding NAD-dependent epimerase/dehydratase family protein, with amino-acid sequence MRRAVVIGGKGKVGTYLVPMLVEDGFEVVNVSRGESRPFVPHGCWKRVRQVDLDRNHPAFPQKIVELQPDIVVDSICFREVDMTALIDALAGHVTHYLVTGSIWAHGPGSVVPGTEDDDLNPIGDYGTEKLKMQRVLERRYAASHFPGTIVHPGHIVGPGHLPINPQGNQNPRVFEALMAGEPVVLPHLGMETLHHVHAEDVAGVFRAAIRAVGVSHGQAFHAVSPAAVTLRGYASAVAAWFGQDAHLVFKAFDVFRSDVAAHDADATHEHITRSPSHSMQKARRLLGFAPRHSSLDAVREALDWMIAHEVVAVRQAR